The genomic DNA CGCCTCTCGATTGATTCGAACTCTTCAACGTGACGGCCGACCGACAACTTTAGGGAAAGCGATTGGGGAATACGGGCGGATTTACAAGACAATTTACCTGCTCAATTACTTGAATGATCCCGGATATCGGCGACGGATATTGACGCAGCTCAATCGCGGAGAAAGTCGTCACAGCCTAGCTCGGGCTGTTTGCTATGGCAAGCGTGGAGAGCTTCATCAGCGATACAAGGAAGGCCAGGAGGATCAACTCGGCGCACTCGGATTCGTCGTGAATGCGATTGTTCTTTGGAATACCCGGTATATGAGTGCGGCCTTGCAAAATTTGCGAGTACAAGGTCAAATGATGGACCTTACTGATATAAAACGGCTTTCTCCCGTGGGACACGACCACATTAACATGGTGGGCCGATACTCGTTTACCTTACCAGAAGAAATTGCACATGGTGATTTACGACCGTTAAATCGAGGGAGTGCAGATTCTTTCTGATGGCGTTACATAAACTGGATCGCTTATTCCGGTTTTCTGTTCCATTGCTACACAGACCCTGGTTTGCACGATAAGTATGTCGGTACGGTGTATACAAAATGGAAATGTTCCGCATGGGAGTAGAGATTCTGGGTGACGAAAATGAGAATAATACGGATAGTAATGGAGACCATGATGATTCACAATGAGAGGCGTCATTATGAGTTCGTCAGACAAGTGGGTGTTCATGGATGACTCGGACACAACGCTTGATTTTTCTTGGTGTACATTTCGGATGGATAACCCTTTGGATAACTGCGATTGACCTTAGGGGAAAAATCTCAGAACGTACTTTGACATCCTGCTTGGCGCTTCCGCTGGGGTCGCTGTTTTATCCACCATTTTTATGCTGTAGTGATGTTCGGAAACCGAAAAAGGTAAGTTGACGATACGCAAACCCTTGCGCCTCATAACATTACAAACGGGCTCACACCCAGCAAGGACCAGGTGTGAGCCCACATCGTATATTGCATTCGGTTGTGCCGCTCACGCACTGGTTAACCTCCAATGGATAGTTGAACAATCTTTACGACAAGCATAATGACTGCTATCACCAGATAACCACGAAGGGTCGCCATGGCGAGCTTTTGTGTCGGAGACCATATTACCTTCGGCAGTTTGCCAAGCGGAGGCATTCGCCAAGTGTGCCGGTCTTCTTCTCCGTACATCGGTTTGACTGGTGAACGCCTCCGATACCATACTAGGCCAGCTGCCACAAGCCCAACGAATAGTACGCCAGCTGAAACAAGGCTTAATACCTGGACGTTGACACTCGGAAAGAACGTTGCAATGGCTAAAATCAACGAAAGTACAACCAACACACCGACAATTACACTACCGATGATATTCAACCACGGACGATTAACCCAAGGTCCTAAAACAGCTTTGTCATTGCACAGAAGTAACAAAAACACGGTCGCGCTTGGGAGCAGAATGCCTGCCAAAGCTTGTACTCCAGTTGTGATAAGCCCAAGCGGAGCATGTGGGATGACGACGATGCCAGCGGAAACCAAAATGATGATGCCGTACACCACGTAAAAGCTCCAGCCTTCCTTGATGTTCCGGTGCAATGAATGTTTTGTACCAAACACATCACCAAACGCATACGAAGTCGATAGGGTAACTGCCGCAGCGCCAATCAAGGATGCATTCAGCAAAATGATTGCAAACAAATCACCGGCCACCACTCCAACATGCAGCGACAATCCAGCAATCACAGTGCCGGCATTCACAAATTGTCCAGCCAGGGTGGTTCCCTGGAATGCAAATGCAGTCGTTACGATGAGTGCAGTTGCTGCAACCACCACAACAACAGAACCAATTACTGTATCGAACCGCTCATAAGACAACCACCGGGGTGTCAGCCTCTTGTCGATCACGTTTGATTGCTGAAAAAACAACTGCCACGGTGCCACTGTCGTCCCCACCATACCAATGATGAGAAGCAGTGCGTCCGAGGTGAACCCACCATGCACTCCCGTTGCAAAAAACCTGTAACTACTGGGCGAGCAGTTGGATGGGTCATGAGTACAAGAGGTATGACCAGAAAATTGGCGATAACCATCACATACATAAATCGCTCCCAGCGGCGAAAACTACCGGTAGCCGTCATGCCAATGAGTAAAATGGATGCAAGTGCAACTGAAACCCAAGGCTTAACGCCGAAATGGGACATCGCCATTCGGATACCGATAAATTCTGTAACAATGGTGAGGACGTTCAGGATGAACAAGTCACCAACTGAGAAGGCTCCCCAGAACTTCCCGAACCGCTCAAAAATCAACCTGGCATGGCCAACTCCAGTTACTAGACCAAGACGAACCACCATTTCTTGATTCACAATCAGCACCGGTACCAGAAGCAGTAACACCCAGAGAAGGCTTGTGCCAAAGTTTTGCCCTGCTTGAGCGTAGGTCGCCACGCCGCCTGCGTCATTGTCACCAACCATCACGATGAGTCCAGGACCCATGATGGCGAGCAGGGTCAGTATACGGGACCGCCAGCTCTTACGAGTTACATTATCGTCAACACGCACTGTACCAAGTGCGCCTTTGATGTCACCAATATGCTGGCTGTCCAGTATAGCCGTGTCTTGAATTGCCAAATTTGTGCGCATTGTTTTTAACCTCCTTGAGGGTGTGGTAGGAGGGACAGAAGCCCCTATAATTGATGACCAAAGCAAACACATTGAATTGTCGCTGATGACTAGGACCTGAATCTACACCTACCACCTCCTTCAAAGAGCAAATGTAAAATCCCCTGGCAATTGCTCAGGGGATTGGATCTGCACATGCAAAATAAGCAGATGCTCTACATCCCCCTAGTTGAGCTTTAGCACTATGCAACGTAGAGTTTTCACTCAGCCACATTAGGTAAAGCCTTAATCCGGCAGTACCTGGTGACCCATTGGCGTCTTTCGACGTTTCCGGGCAGCGGCTTATGTTCACATAGACGCTTCGCCTAACGAGGACCGGTTGTATTCAGTTCATGGTATGTACTTTGGCATACCCTTGTTCTCGGCAAACGCCTGAATGTCCTTGACGTACCGTCGATGATTTTACTGGCACATTGTACCTCATGTACAGTCGAGATATCAACATAAAAATGCTATTTTGGCGGTTCAATATGGACTTCTAAACGGAACCCTTATTGGTCTGCTCGAGAGCAACAACCGATGAAATTCAGCGCCTGTATGTGTATGCATAACTTGCATCGAGGGGTCGTCTGACTTACGCCCGCGTAATCCGAATCAGAATTCGGACCGATTTCCTTCGCTGCGCATAGTATGACAGTGCTGAAATGTAAGGGAATCATTGTGGTCGTGCGTCCATTATGCAAGGAGGCAATTTAATGTTAATGCTTCTTTTGTCAGCATTATTGTTCAGTATATCCTCCAATCTTGACAATGTAGTTGTCGGTACTGCTTATGGAATAAAGAAAATCAGGATAGGAATCATTGCAAACTTTATCATTGCGGTTGTAACAACAACCGGGACCTTTTTATCGATGTCAGCCGGTTCGTATATTGCAAAATTCATGCCACAATCAGTATCAAATGTTTTAGGTGCTGCAATTATTGTGGTTGTGGGTATTTATTTTGTCATACAAAGCCTTATAAAACTAATACATAACACCAATGCAAGAGAACTAGCATTAAAAGATCTTTCTCATATGGTTGAGTACGCAGAACGCTCAGATGTCGATAAATCGGGTCATATTGATGCGAAAGAAGCGTTTATGTTGGCGTTAGGATTAACATTTAACAATTTAGGGACTGGAATCGCTGCAAGTATCACAGGAGTCAATATTTTTCTCACCGTAATCTCAACATTTCTCATAAGTATATTGACAATTATCCTCGGATACTCCATTGGTAAAAATGTGTTAGGAAGGTTCTTCGGTAAATATGCCCCATTAATTGCAGGTGTTTTGTTAATTGTACTTGGCTTTATCGAAATGTTTAATTGATCAGATATCCCGCCCATTCGCAAAAAAGGCTGCCATTC from Alicyclobacillus sp. SO9 includes the following:
- the ytaF gene encoding sporulation membrane protein YtaF; this encodes MLMLLLSALLFSISSNLDNVVVGTAYGIKKIRIGIIANFIIAVVTTTGTFLSMSAGSYIAKFMPQSVSNVLGAAIIVVVGIYFVIQSLIKLIHNTNARELALKDLSHMVEYAERSDVDKSGHIDAKEAFMLALGLTFNNLGTGIAASITGVNIFLTVISTFLISILTIILGYSIGKNVLGRFFGKYAPLIAGVLLIVLGFIEMFN
- a CDS encoding transposase codes for the protein MARHRLHPERIVQNWNDMLRVAGSLKLGTVTASRLIRTLQRDGRPTTLGKAIGEYGRIYKTIYLLNYLNDPGYRRRILTQLNRGESRHSLARAVCYGKRGELHQRYKEGQEDQLGALGFVVNAIVLWNTRYMSAALQNLRVQGQMMDLTDIKRLSPVGHDHINMVGRYSFTLPEEIAHGDLRPLNRGSADSF